The nucleotide sequence CTCATTGGCTTGAAGGAGATTTAAATGCGATGATTGGCGCTTGTAAACTAGCTGCTAGCCGAATTCAAACAATGCTCGATAAGTATAGCGATGAAAAGGTAATCAAGGCCATCGATCACCGCATTCAATATACAGAAAAACGGGTTCGCGATGAGATCGCCAGCTGGCCGGACGGCACTTATATTGGAGAAACGTTTGCCGATCATGACTTCCAAGGGAATCGTGACATTAGAGTTAAGGCAACCGTGACTGTGAGCGGCAGTGATCTTCATATCGACTTTACTGGATCTTCGCCACAGGTAAAGGGCTTTGTCAACAGTCCGCTCTCTAATACTACTTCATTTGCTTTTGTCGGAATATCAACTTGTTGTGAGGAGGACATTCCAATTAATGAAGGGTATATGAACCCGGTGACAGTAACGGCGCCATTAGGAACAGTGGTTAATCCATGCCTTCCTGCTCCGTGTGGGCATGCGACCGCTTGTGTAGGAGCAGAGATTGCCGAGGCTGTGCTCCAAGCCCTTTCCCAATGTGCTCCTACCCGTGTAGGGGTTAATGCTCATAAGTTGCCACTTGCTTATTCTCATGGAAAGTATGAGGATGGCAAACCGTGGGTAAATTTGAATTTTTACGGCTACACGGGCGGTGCGGGAGCTGCTTATGAAACAGACGGCTGGGGCCTTTATCCTCCTGTAATGACCGGGGTTATTCTCCCGTCGATTGAAATGAATGAAGTTCAGTATCCAAGCCGTGTCTTAAAGCACGAATATACTAGTGATTTTACGGGTGCTGGCCGCTGGAGAGGCACACCTGGACTAGATGTACAAATTCAGCATTTAAAGGAAAGTGCCACAAGCGTGATGATGGCAGGAGTACGAAATACTACAAAAGGCTACTGTGAGGGCCTTCATGCCCCGGCAAACAAAGTGATTGTCAATTATGGAACAGAAGAAGCACAGGAAATTGATGAAACGGCTTTTGAAGTGAAAATGCCGGCAGGGGGGATTATCCAGTTTTACCGAGCCGGCGGCGGTGGCTGGGGAGATCCATTTGAGAGGGACCCGGAAAAAGTGTTAGAGGATGTCTTAAATGAATTTGTAAGCATAGAATCCGCATGGCGCGACTATGGGGTCGTCATCGACGCTAAAACGCAAACGATTAACTATGCAGAAACCGAACGCATCCGT is from Bacillus sp. PK3_68 and encodes:
- a CDS encoding hydantoinase B/oxoprolinase family protein → MMINQEVILSQVVGGSLDAIAREMSATVTRTARSPLFNEAHDFTTGVFDLSGKKSRLVAQAPGCTLHLYAVVGAVDHLLDAFRYDLHPGDILLVNDPYHGGSHSLDWTIVMPVFYNRKPILLPAVRSHMGDNGGPVAGGYNPRSQDIWHDGLRIPPLKIYERGEKRRDVFDLIIANNRLSHWLEGDLNAMIGACKLAASRIQTMLDKYSDEKVIKAIDHRIQYTEKRVRDEIASWPDGTYIGETFADHDFQGNRDIRVKATVTVSGSDLHIDFTGSSPQVKGFVNSPLSNTTSFAFVGISTCCEEDIPINEGYMNPVTVTAPLGTVVNPCLPAPCGHATACVGAEIAEAVLQALSQCAPTRVGVNAHKLPLAYSHGKYEDGKPWVNLNFYGYTGGAGAAYETDGWGLYPPVMTGVILPSIEMNEVQYPSRVLKHEYTSDFTGAGRWRGTPGLDVQIQHLKESATSVMMAGVRNTTKGYCEGLHAPANKVIVNYGTEEAQEIDETAFEVKMPAGGIIQFYRAGGGGWGDPFERDPEKVLEDVLNEFVSIESAWRDYGVVIDAKTQTINYAETERIRASRLL